The following nucleotide sequence is from Sphingomonas panacisoli.
GCGACCAGCACGGCCATCTGTCCCGGCAAATTGCGCGGCCAGAGCCTCAAAGACGGGTAACCTCGGCGGCGAGCGTATAGCCGCCGCCCCATACCGTCTTGATCAGTTCGGGATTCTTGGGATCGGGTTCGATCTTGCGGCGGAGCCGGCTGACCTGGTTGTCGATCGCGCGGTCGAACGCCATCGCTTCGCGACCCTGGGTCAGGTCGAGCAGCTGGTCGCGGGTCAGTACCTGACGCGGCCGCAACGCAAGAGCGAGGAGCAGGTTGTACTCGCCGGTCGACAGCGGCACCGACACACCCTCGCGGTCGACCAATGCGCGCTCGCCGGTTTTCAGTACCCAGCCGCCGAACGCGTAGGAACCGCTTTCCGGTGCATGCTGGCGGCTACCTCCGGCGGCGGCGCGGCGCAGGATGACCTTCGCGCGGGTCGCGAGTTCGCGCGGGGAGAACGGCTTCACGACATAATCGTCCGCGCCCATTTCGAGCCCGACGATGCGGTCGGTTTCCTCGCTCTTGGCGGTCAGCAGGATCACAGGGATGTCGCCCGACGCGCGGATGTGGCGGCAGAGACTCAACCCATCCTCGCCCGGCATCATGATGTCGAGGATCACGAGGTCGATCGCATAGGCCGCCATCCGCGCCCGCGCGCCCTCGGCGTCGCCGGCCTGCGTCACGCGAAAGCCTTGCTTGGTCAGATATTGCGCAAGCGGCTCGCGGATCGAGCGCTCGTCATCGACCAGCAGGATGTGGGGAAGACCACTCATCGGGATTTGCTAGGCGATCGTCGCGTCGGGGGAAAGGCAATGCCGGGCGGGCGAGGAGGGGCGCCCGCCCGGCAGCCGGGACAAATGGGGATTATTGCCCGGCATCTGGTTTCGGCGCGTCGGCCGGCGGCGGAGGCGTATCGCCACCCGCGCCGCCCCGGCGCATACCCATCGCGTCGCGCGCTGCCTGGCGCTCCGCGGGATCGAGTTTGCCATCCTTGTTGGCGTCCATTCGGTCGAACCGGCGTGCGGCTTGCGCGCGGAATTCGGCGCGATCGATCGTGCCGTCGCCGTTGGTGTCCAGCCGCGCCATCATCCGGCTGCCCGGCGCGGGGGGTGTCGCGGCGCCATCGGCGGCGGCCGGCGGCGTTGCACCCGACGCCGTCGCGGGCTGGCGGCGCATCGTCATTTCCGTCGCGTCGAGCTTGCCGTCCTTATTGACATCCATCCGGTCGAAGCGGGCATCGGCCTGCGCCATCGCCTCGTCGCGCGTGATGGTGCGGTCGGCATTGTCCTGCGGTGCAGGCATGGGAGCGGTTTGGGCGGAAAGCGGGCCGGCGGCCACGGCGACGAAGCCGGCGGTGGCCAGGATAGCGGCGAGGGCAGTGCGATTCATGACGGATCCTCAACAGGGGCGGGATGTTTCCCTAACGCCTGTGCTTATCGCCACCCTTCGTCACGCAGGCGTGTCAGTCCACGACGAAATTGTCGTAAATTGTCGCGGCTCGGCGCAGCGAATAGCCCCGCTATTTCCCGCCCGGCGCCGAACCCGGCCGGCGGATGCGCAGTAATCCGTCCAACGACGCGGGTTCGCCACGGCAGGCTCAGGCAAAAATAGCCACGCTCTGCATCTGCTCTGCGATCGGCTGCCCGTCGGCGTTCCAGATCGCCATTTCCTGGCTCGAACTGCCATCCTTGGCATAATCGGCATTCGCCCGCAGCAGCCACCAGCCATCCGTGGTGCGCGGCTGGGGACCGAGAACGTTGAGCTGCCAGGTCATCGAGCTGACCGGCGCAGGACCGCCGACCAACTTCAGCGCGGCGGGCGGAAGGCAGTCGGCGATCGCGACCAACTCCACCATCGGGTCGAGGCCGTCGCGTTCCTGCAACCGGACCCAGCGCAGCCATTCGGTCGGGCCGACCGTCGCATCGCGGCGATCGAGCAGCTCGAAGTTCTGGATGAAGAACGCGGAGTTCTCACCCTTGAACGTGGTGTCGTCGGGCGTGGGACAAGCGAAGTCGGGCGCGTTGCCGACTTCGTACGTCACCTTCGACTCGACCGTCCCCATGAACACGAACGTCGCGCGCAGCCCGAGGCCGGCATCGCTCTCGACGTCGGCCTGAATGAACGCGGCGTTGCGGCCGCGACGCAGGCGCGTGGCGCGGATCGTGATCTCGCCCGACAGCGGCCCGATGAACGCGACCAAAGCCGAGCGAAGCGGCGGCAGATCCTCATCCGATCGTTGCGCGACATGCAGCGCCAGCGCGGCGGACAGTCCGCCATAGCTCGTGCGCCCCTGCAGCCAAGTATCGGGAATGCTCCCCCGCCAGCCGCCGTCGATCGGCTCCAGCGCGTCGATGATCGCCTTCAGTCCCGGCATGCGTCCCCCTTATGTCGCTTCGGCGGCCAGCCGGTCGCGCAACTCGCGCTTCAATACCTTTCCGATCGCGCTGCGCGGCAGTTCGTCGATCGCGTGCAGCGCCGACAGTCGCTGCGTCTTGCCGAGCTGGGCGTTGGTCCACGCCATGATCTCGTCGGCGCCGGCATCGATTCCGGTGTTCGGCACGTAGAATCCGACCGGCGTCTCGCCCCATGCCTCCGACGGCACGCCGATCACGGTGCATTCCTGCACGGCGGGATGCTGCTTCAACACCGCTTCCAGATCGACCGGATAGATGTTGAACCCGCCCGAGATGATCAGGTCCTTCTTGCGGTCCATCAGGATCAGGAAGCCGTCCTCGTCGAACCGGCCGATGTCGCCATGGCGGATGTAGCGATTGCCCTGCTTGTCGTACCATTCGGCGTCGGCGGTCGCTTGCTGGCGGCCGTGATAGCCCGTCATCATCGCCGGCGAGCGCCCAACGACCTCGCCGGTTTCGCCCTGCGGCACTTCGTTGCCGTCGTCGTCGATCAGCCGCATGTCGTGGCCTGGAAAGGGCTGGCCGACGGTGTGGAGCTTGTCGGGAAACGCCGTGCAGTCGAGCCCGGTCGATGCGCCGCCTTCGGTCATGCCGTAGAATTCGACTAGTCGGCCGGGCCAGCGCGCGACGATGTCGGCCTTCAGCGCGGCCGAGAAGGGGGCACTGGTCGAGGTCTTCATGACGAAGCTCGACAAATCGAAGCTGTCGAAGTCGGGCACCGCCATGAGGCGCTGATACTGCACCGGCACCAGCATGGCGTGCGTCGCGCGGTGCTGCTCGGCGAGTGCGAGGAAACCGCGCGCGTCGAACTTCTTCATCAGCACCGACGTCCCGCCCCATGCCAGCGTCGGCAGGAAGCTGACCAGGGTCGTGTTCGAATAGAGCGGGGTCGAGTTCATCGTCACCGCATCGCCATACCCGCCCGCCGAATTGCGTCCGATGTGCGACCAGCGCATGCGGTGCGACTGGACGATTCCCTTGGGCGTGCCGGTCGTGCCGGAGGAGTAGATGATGTTGAAGCCGTCCTCCGGCCCGATCGTCACCGGCACGGGCTTAGCGCCCTCCGGCGCGAGCCAGTCGCGAAATTCCTCCGTGTCGAGCCGGACCTGCTTCGCCGCGATATCTTGGCCGGCGATTGCCGCGGCATTCTCGCCATCGACGAAGACGATCGGCGCGCCGCAATCCGCGATCATCGCCGCGAGCGATTCGGGCGTGGACGAGGGCGCGAGCGGGGCTGCGACGCATCCCGCTCGGAGCGTGCCCATGAAGACGGCGGCATATTCGACCGAGGCGGAGGCAACGATCGCCACCGACTGACCCTGCCTAACGCCGTCGCGCTGCAGGGCCGCCGCGATGCGATCCATCAGCGCGTCGAGTTCGGCATAGGATAGCGTCGAGACCGCATCCGCGACCGCGATCTTGTCGGGCTGTTCCGCGGCGTGAGCGCGCAGGATGTCGGGCAGGACGGCGAAATCGCTGGTGAGAAGATCGGCGGCGCTCATGTGCCTTGCGCTAAGCGAAGGCATCGGCAAATACCATACGCGAAATTCGAAAAACGGAATCGAGGGGTGAGAGATGCTGTTCTACAATACCGGAAATCCGGCACCCAATCCGCGCCGCGTCCGCATCTTCGCCGCCGAGAAGGGGATCGAGCTGCCGACCCAACAGGTCGAGATCTTCAAGCGCGAGCATAAGGCGCCGGAATATCTGGCGGTCAACCCGATGGGGCAGACGCCGTGCCTGCAACTCGACGACGGTAGCGTGATCACCGAGAGCGTGTCGATCTGCCGCTACCTCGAACATCTGCATCCCGAGACGCCGATGTTCGGCGCGACGCCGCGCGACGCGGCGGAGGTCGACCAGATGATCCGGCGCACCGAATTGCGGTTGATGACGCCGATCGCCAATGTCTGGGTCCATACCCACCCGCTGACCGCGCGCGTCGTGCCGCATCAATATACCGAATTCGGCGAGAGCAATCGGCCGCGGATCGATGCGGTGATGCGCGAGTTCGATACCGTATTGGCCGACCGGGCGTTCCTGGCAGGGGAGGCGTATTCGATGGCCGATATCATCCTGCTGACGACGATCGATTTCGCCAAGTTCATCGGGGTCGAGATGCCCGGCGACGTGCCGCATTTGAAGGCATGGCACGAGCGTGTCTCCGCCCGGCCGAGTGCGCAGGCATGAGTGCGGGCTTCGACGGACGGGTCGCAATCGTCACCGGCGGCGGGACGGGGATCGGCGCGAGCGTCGTGCGCATGCTCGCCGAGCGTGGGGTTCGGTGCGTGGTCAACTATGCGTCGAGCAAGGACGACGCGGAAGCGGTCGCGGCGGCCGCGGGGAACGGGTCGATCGCCATTCAGGCTGACATCGTCGAAGATGCGGCGTGTAAGGGGCTGGCGCAGGCGGCGATCGACGCGTTCGGGCGGATCGATTTCCTGGTCAACAATGCCGGGCGCACCAAGTTCGCCAACCACGAGGATCTCGACGCACTCGACGCCGAGGACTTCGTCGACATCTACCGCCTCAACACGATCGCGGCGTTCCAGATGGTTCGTGCCTGCGCCCCGGCGATGCGGGAGCAGGATGCCTCCGCCGTGGTCAACGTCGCCAGCGTCGCCGGGCTGTTCGGCATGGGGTCGTCGGTTGCCTACGCCGCGTCGAAGGGCGCGCTGATCACCATGACCAAGAGCTTAGCGCGCGTGCTGGCGCCCAAGATCCGGGTCAACGCCGTCGCGCCGGGCTATGTCGGCACCGGCTGGTTCGAAAAACGGCTGGGCGCGGAGGGGTTCGAGAAGCTCAACCAGAACATCGCGAGCCGCGTGCCGATGGGGTTCGCGACCGGGCCGGACGAGATCGCCGGGCCGATCGTCCATCTGCTCGATCCCCTGTCGCGGTCGATCACCGGCGAGACGACGACAATCGATGCCGGCGGGCATCTCGACATGGCGCTGACCCGGCGGCCGGGAAAAGAGGGCTAAGTTGACACTAGGGTGACACTGGCGACGTCGGTTTGCCGGGCACTCGATCGAGCACCTTCCACACCACGATCGCCAGTGCCGCAGTCGCCAGCACCGCCGCGAGCAGGAAGTTCGCGCCAGCAAAGCCGTGATCGACCCCGCTCGCCAGCGCCTGAGTCAACAGCAACGGCCCGAGGATCGACGACACGCTCCCCATGCTGCCGATCCCGCCCTGCAACGCACCCTGGTGCTTGGCGTCGACCATCCGCGACAGCAGGCCGTTGAACGAGGGGAAAACGAACCCCTGGAATGCGCTGATCGCCATCAGTACGTACGCCTGCCACCCCGCGGTCGCGAAAGCGAACAGATAGAAAGCGGTCGCCGCTGAGATCATCCCGAACACGATCGCCTTGCGCTCGCCGAAGCGCTTGATCACCGGCCCGGTCAGCCCGCCCTGCACGCACGCCATGATCACGCCGACGAAGGCGAGGCTCCAGCCGATCGCCTTGGCGTCCCAGCCGAACTTGATCGCCGCCCAGAACGACCAGGTCGCCGGATAGACCATATGACCGAGCTGCCAGAGGAACCACGCGAGCAGCAGTGGCGCGGCGTTGCCGGCATGGAACAGCGGCCGGAACGCGCCGATGACGTGCGCGTCGCGGAGGTGGAATTCACGGCGATTTTCCGGCTTGAGCGTTTCTGGCATCAGGAAATACATCGTCACCGCGTTGATCAGCGCGAGGGCCGCCGCCGCCATGAACGGCGCGCGCGACCCGAACTGCGCGAGTACGCCGCCGATCGCCGGACCCAGGATGAACCCCACGCCGAACGCGAACCCGATCAAGCCGAACGCCGCACCGCGCTTTTCGGGCGGTGTCACGTCGGCAATCACCGATCCGGCGGGGCCGTAGACCGCGCCCGCCGTACCCGCGATCGCGCGTCCGAGGAACAGCCAGGCCAACGTCGGCGCCCACGCCATCAGCGCATAGTCGATCCCGAAACACAGCATCGACGTCATCAGAATCGGGCGCCGCCCGAACCGGTCGGAGAGGTTGCCGAGCACCGGCCCGGCAAAGAACTGCATCACCGAAAAGACGACGAGCATGTAGCCCGCGACGCGCGTCGCCTGTTCCAGGTCGATATGGCCGAGCTGCGTGATTAGCTGCGGGAAGATCGGCATGATGATGCCGAATCCGATCGTGTCGATCAGCACCGCGGCCAGCGCGATCGGTATCGCGCGATTTTCGAATGTCATCTTGCTCCCCCGCCAAATCGCCCGAAGGTCACGAAAGACACAGGACGTGCGCTGCGAACTGCGGCCAATTGCGTGCCGATCGGCCGATCCGAGACGAATGTGTCACAGGATGTGGGCTGTAGGACAGCATAAAGTGTCGCTAGCCCACCGACCAAGCCGTCACCCCCGCGAAAGCGGGGGCCCATCTCTCACCACTGCCATAAATTACGCCCTGGGTATGGTGGATGCCGCAGGAGATGGGTCCCCGCTTTCGCGGGGATGACAGAGGGTTATTTGGCAATCCTCCGCTTGCCGCCATTCTTGAGCGCCTCGCGCTTGCTGAGCCCGCTCAGCCGGCCTTCGTTCGCGGCGACGTAGCGCGCCACCTCGTCCGGGTCGGTCCAGGCATATTGGCGCAGCGCCCAGCCGATCGCCTTGCGCAGGAAGAATTCGGTCGAGCCGATCGACGGTTCGATACAACGATAAAGTAGGTCGAGTTCCGTCGCGCCCTTGGCGGGTAGCTGACAGATGATCGAACTGCGGCGTTTCCACATATCGTCGTCGGTCGACCAGTCGAGCATGCGTTTCGTCATCGCCGCGCGATCGTTCTGCAGCAGCACCCACAGCCGATGCCCAGCAATCTCGTCGACATAGTCCCACCATGCGCCGGAAACGATCATCTCTTCATACATCGGCAGCGCATCGATGCGCTGGAACGGGCGTGCCGCCTTTACCGCGCACAGTTCGATCGCGGCGTAGCGTTCCTCGCGAAATTCGGCATCGCGCCACAATGCCAATACGTCGTTCTGCCACGCCGCACTGTCGGCCCAATCGAGCCCGCCGAACACCGTTTTGAGCGCCGTGCGACGCGGCACGCTCGACACGCCGAGATACGGCATGGCCGACTTCATATAGGCCTGCATCGCCGGCGCGCGTACAGGTTCCGCTACGGCTTCCAGGGCCTGGCGAACGCGGTGGCGGAGCGACTTTGCGGTCATCGCATCAGCCTATCGGGCTTCGTTCCGTAACGGAAGTGCCTTGACCTCGCTCAAAACATACCGCAGTTTCGAAATCGATGGCCGCAGAGACGGCGCGCAGGAGAGCAGGATGGCTACGATGGCGTCGAACGATGCGGTTCCCGTCGCGCGGAGCGAGCAGGCAATGGAACTGCCGCCGATCGGGCTCGGCACGCGGATAAGTTACGGCATCGGCGCGGTCGCCGCCGGACTGAAGGGCGCGGTCTTCAATACCTTCCTGATCTTCTACTACAATCAGGTCGTCGGCATTCCCGCCGGCGTCGTGTCGGTCGCGATCGCGCTGACGCTGGTGGTCGACGCCGTCGCCGATCCGTTGATCGGGCGCTGGTCGGATGTAACGAAGAGCCGCTGGGGGCGGCGGCACCCGTTCATGTACGGCTCGGTCATTCCCGTCGCTTTGTTCTTCACGCTTGCCTGGTTTCCGCCGAGCGGTCTCAGCAACTTCATGCTCGGTCTCTGGGTATTCGCCACGGCGGCGCTGACGCGTACGTCGCTCAGCGCCTTCGAGATTGCCGGAAACGCGATGGTGCCCGAATTGACCGACGATTATCGCGAGCGCTCGCGGCTGTTCTCGCTGCGCTACATGTTCGGCTATGTCGGCGCCTATGGCTTCAGCGCGGTCGCGCTGGCGACGTTCTTCAGGGCGACGCCGACCTTCCCGCGGACCGGTCAGCTCAACCCGGCCGCCTATCCGCCGTTCGTGCTGACGGCGGCGGCGGTCATGATCGCGGTCATCCTGATCTCCGCGATCGGCACCCACAGCCGCATTCCCATGCTGCGGCAAAGCTTCACGGTCAGCGGCGGCGGGTTGCTGTCGCATGTCCGCGAGATGCTGGGATCGTTCAGCAACCGCGCGTTCCTCGCGATCTTCGGGTTTGGCGTGTTCAAATACAGCGCGATCGGCCTGTACAGCGGGATCAACATCTTCTTCGGGACCTATCTCTGGAAGTTCGGCGCCGGCCAACTGTCGATCCTGACCCTGGGCGGGGTGGCGGCGGCGGTCGTCGCGTGGCCGCTCGCGCCCATCGCCGCGAACCGGTTCGGCAAGCGGACCAGCGCCATGGTGTTCGCGATCCTGGGCGTCGCCTGGGGGCTGACGCCGTTGGTACTGTCGCTCAACGGCTGGTTCCTGCTGCCCGGGGATCCGCGGCTGTTGCCGACCTTGCTGTTCATCGACGTCACCTATGGCGCGATGGTCGCGATCTCGCTGATCAACACATCGGCGATGATCGCCGATGTCGTCGAAGACAGCGCCGTGCGCACCGGTCGGCGCGATTCGGGGACGTTCTTCGCGGCATCCAGCTTCATGCAGCAATGCTCGACCGCAGTTGGGATTCTGGCGACCGGGGTCATCCTGACGCTGTCGCATTTTCCCGCCAAGCCGGCGCCGGGCACGGTCACCGACGAGATGGTTCGCAGCCTGATGCTTCACTACATCCCGGCCTCCATGGGGCTGTGGACGGTCGGCGCGCTGATCCTGTGCTTCTATCCCATCTCGCGGCAGAAACATCAGGACAATCTCGACATTCTGCGCGCCCGCGAGGCCGAAGCGGTCTCGCGGGAGCAAGTGAACCTGCCGCTGGGCGGGCCGATGCGCTAAACACGGGATTGACGCGGGCGGTAACGTACCGCAATTTCAAAATATCGAGAGCGCGCTGACTCGGATGGCGCGACGGGAGAGTGACGATGGCGACTTTGGCCGAACCGCAGGCGGGCAGTGCGCTCGACGATTTCCGCGCCGAGGTGCGCAGCTTCCTGGAGGCGAACTTCCCGCCGTCGCTGAAGGGCAAGGGCAACGCGCTCGCCAGCGTCGAGGGGCCGACCCGCGAGACGCCGGAAATGACCGCGTGGCGCAAGGCGATGGGCGAGCGTGGCTGGGGTACGCCGACCTGGCCCAAGGAATATGGCGGCGGCGGCCTGAGCAAGGCCGAGGCGCGCGTGCTGGCCGACGAGATGGCGCGGGTCGGGGCGTGGAACCCGATCGGCGGCATGGGCGTGATGATGTTCGGCCCGACCTTGCTCGAATACGGCTCCGAGGAGCAGAAACGCGAGCACATCCCCGGCATCACGATGGGCGAAGTCCGCTGGTGCCAGGGCTATTCGGAGCCGAACGCCGGGTCCGACCTCGCCAACCTCCAGACCTTCGCGGCCGACGCCGGCGACCATTATGTCGTCAACGGCCAGAAGACCTGGACCTCGGGCGGGCAATGGGCCGACAAATGCTTCTGCCTGGTGCGCACCGACAAATCGGACAAGCATAAGGGCATCAGCTTCCTGCTGATCGACATGACCGCGCCCGGCGTCGAGGTGAAGCCGATCAAGATGATCAGCGGCATGTCGCCGTTCTGCGAGACGTTCTTCACCGACGTGAAGGTGCCGAAGGAGAATCTGGTCGGCCAGGAAGGGCAGGGCTGGACGATCGGCAAGCGCCTGCTCCAGCATGAGCGCACCAACCTGTCGGGCGGCGGATCGCGGCTGCAGATGTCGGGGCCGAGCCTCGCCGATCTCGCCAAGAAATTCGTCGGCGAAGAGGACGGCAAGATCGCCGACCGCGACCTGCGCGCGCGGATCGCGAAGTGGGAAATGGACTGGCGCGCGTTCCAACTCACCGCGATGCGCGTGATGGCGGAATCGAAGGCCGCGGGCGGGGTCAGCGAAGTGTCGTCGATCCTCAAGACGATCGGCACCAAGCTGGGCCAGGAACGGTCGGAACTGATCATCGAGATCGAGGGGCTGCAGGGGCTCGGCTGGGAAGGTGAGGGATACTCGCAGGAAGAGCTCAACAACGTCCGCGCCTGGCTCTTCGGCAAGGCGACGACGATCTATGGCGGCTCGACCGAGGTGCAGAACAACATCATCGCCAAGCGGATTTTGGGGATGCTGGATCACCAGTAGCAACCGTCGCCCCGGCGCATGCCGGGGCCGCTGGCCGCAAGGTCAGCCGTTCGCAACTTAGCGGCCCCGGCCTCCGCCGGGGCGACGAAAGAGAAACAAGATGGCCGTACTCAGCGAAGAACAGACGATGCTCCGCGACATGGCGCGCGATTGGACGTCGAACGAAAGCCCCGTGAATGCGTGGCGCAAGGTGCGCGACGCCGATGATGGCGCGGGGTTCGACGCTTCGGTCTACGGCGAGATGGCGCAAATGGGCTGGTCGGGGATCGTCGTCCCCGAAGCCTATGGCGGGTCCGATTTCGGCTGGCTGAGCCTCGGCCTGGTGATCGAGGAACTCGGCAAGACCGTGACCGCGAGCCCACTCGCGGCGTCGGCGCTGGCGGCATCGGCGATCGCGCTCGGCGGCAGCGACGAGCAGAAGCAGAAGTGGCTGCCCGGCATCGCCAGCGGCGAGATCGTCGCGACGCTCGCCGTCGATGAGGGGCCGCGCCACGATCCCGACGCGATCAAGGCCAGCGTGTCGGGCGGCAAGCTGAGCGGGGCCAAGGCGTTCGTCGCCGAAGGCGACAGCGCCGGTCTGTTCGTGGTCGCGGCGGCCGACGGCCTTTATCTCGTCGCGGGGGACGCGGCGGGCGTCTCACGCTCGCGGCGCCATCTCACCGATTTCCGTAGCCATGCCGAGGTGAGCTTCGACAGTGCCGATGCCGACAAACTGGCGGGCGGTGGCGACGACCTGCTCGGCAAGGTGCTCGACCGCGCGCGCGTGTTGGCGGCGGCGGAGATGCTCGGCATGGCGGGGCAAGCGTTCGAGACGACGCTCGCCTACCTCAAGCAGCGCGTCCAGTTCGGCCAGGTGCTTGCGACGTTCCAGGCGCTGCAGCATCGCATGGCGAACCTGTACAGCGACATCGAACTGATGCGCTCGGCGGTCGAGGCGGGGCTCGCCGCGATCGACAGTGGCGGCGATACGCGTCAGGCCGCGATCCTCGCCAAGGTGAAAGCCAACGAGGTCGGGCATCTGATGAGCCGCGAGATGGTCCAGCTGCACGGCGGCATCGGCATGACCGACGAATATGACGCCGGCTTCTACCTGAAGCGGATGCGCGTGCTCGAGGCGATGTGGGGCAACACCGCCGCGCTGCGCGACCGGTTCGCCACGCTCAACGGCTACTGACGCACCTTTCGGTAGCTCCCGATACGACAGTCCCGCTGCCCGGATTCCGGGATCGGGTTTGGTGCGCTTCGGGAATATGAGCCGATGACATTTTCGTCACACCAAGGCGTACGTAGCGAAATGCAACGCGAAGAACGCTTGACGTAACGTCATCTTACGTGCCTATTCGAGTTCTGGGTATGGTGCCGGCAAGCGCATTGACCCGATGGGGAGAGGTACATGACCAAGA
It contains:
- a CDS encoding acyl-CoA dehydrogenase family protein, which produces MAVLSEEQTMLRDMARDWTSNESPVNAWRKVRDADDGAGFDASVYGEMAQMGWSGIVVPEAYGGSDFGWLSLGLVIEELGKTVTASPLAASALAASAIALGGSDEQKQKWLPGIASGEIVATLAVDEGPRHDPDAIKASVSGGKLSGAKAFVAEGDSAGLFVVAAADGLYLVAGDAAGVSRSRRHLTDFRSHAEVSFDSADADKLAGGGDDLLGKVLDRARVLAAAEMLGMAGQAFETTLAYLKQRVQFGQVLATFQALQHRMANLYSDIELMRSAVEAGLAAIDSGGDTRQAAILAKVKANEVGHLMSREMVQLHGGIGMTDEYDAGFYLKRMRVLEAMWGNTAALRDRFATLNGY